CTTTCGTAAGTGTTGAAATCAATTTCTACACTTTCTGCTAAATTTTCAAAAAGTTTCACGTTTGCCAAAGCCGATTGCCATTCCGGTTGAATTGTTCCTTCAAAAACTTTCGATTTAGAACCGCTTCCGTAAGCTAAGAAACCAAATTTAGTTCCGGCAACTTCTTTTTTAGTATCGTAGAAATGAGCCAAAGTCGACAATAATCCCATGAAAATAGAACCTGTATAAAGGTTTCCAATTAAAGAAGATGCTAATTCAGCAGGCTGTAATTTCTCTGTTACAAATGTTTTGTAGTTATCAGATTTTGCTACTTCTTTAATTTTTGTCTGATAATCTGCAGGTGCAATATCATCGGCAATAATTTTTTCGGCACTGTCTAAAGCATAAATTTCAGACAACATTCGTCGCCCTTGAAAAGAATACGGAAGGTGCATGATAATACTTGTCCAGGTATTATATAGAGTTTCGGTAGTGTTTTTTAATTTTTTGAATGAAAAGTAAGCATTACGCGTACGATCCATATAACATTGATTCGAATATTGTCCGTCAAAAACAGGCTGGTCTTTGTGGATTTCAATTTCGGCTTCTAAATTATCAAACCAGGAATCGTTGTTGGTGTTTTTAGTGATTTCTTCTTTAGAAATAGTTCTGTATGGTTTAAAGAAATCAAAAACACCTTTTGTGCTTGTTGCCCAATTGTCATCAAAAGCAATAATTTTTGGGTTTGCAGTAATCAGCATAGCGACAGCTCCGGCACCTTGAGTGTATTCTCCGCCAGAATTTAAATCGTATTTCGCAAAATCGCTTGTTACGACAATTGCTTTTTTCGCCGGATTTATTTTTACAAAATCAAGGCAGTTTTGCATGGCATCTACGCCGCCAATACAAGCAAAAGTAAAGTCAACAACATCGCATTCTGCCAAAACGTCTTCGCCAAATTTTTGCTCCATTAAACTAATTAAATAAGAAGCAATTGGTTTTGAGCTGTCTACGCTGCTTTCGGTACCAACATAGATTCGGCTTATTTCGTTTAGGTTAATTTTATTATCAGTAATAAGTTTTGTTAAAGCATTTGCTCCAAAAACAACTGCATCCTGATGAACGTCAGGGAAAGTCATTTTAAGTAATCCAAGACCTTTTTCTAGTTTTTCTGGTTCAATATTTCTGGCAACTGCCAATGTTTTTATGGGTAAGTGTATGTTTGCGACATCAAACGCGATGGCATCAATTCCTGTTTTCATTCTTGAAATTTTAAGCCGCTAAAGGTAAAACTATGATACGGAATGACAACTTTTTGTCTAAATAAAATTTCTGACGAAATACACTTTTGAAGAAAACAAATCAAAAGTTTGAATAAAATAACAATATGATAAAAATTTAATAATAGCACTACGTACTCGATTTTGCTCAGAACCACTGTAAAGCAGTTTTTTAGATTTTTCTATAGTAAATTAATTATTACGAATTTAAATTTTATACGTAAATATACGTATACGTAGTCTATTTTAAAATCATTATAAATAAGAGCGAAATGGTTGTAGTTCTTTTGTAATTGAGTTATTTTTGTCTAATTTTTTAAAACAAACTACTTAAACACTTATGGCACAATCTGCACTATTGAATGCTTCCATCTTAAAGAAAGTAGCTATGGCTCTTTCGGGAATATTCTTAATCACGTTTTTAGCGCTGCATGTTTCCTTAAATTTTATTTCTATTTTGAGTGAAGACGTTTTCAACGAAGCTTCTCACTTTATGGGATACAATCCGCTGATTCAGTATGTAATGCAGCCAGTTTTGGCATTTGGGGTAATTTTCCACTTTGTAATGGGATTTATTCTTACGGCTCAGAACAGCGCGGCACGACCAATTGCATACGCTAAATACAACGGAGCTGCAAACGCTTCTTGGAGTTCTAGAAATATGATTATTTCTGGATTGGTTATTTTGGCTTTCTTAGGATTGCACTTTTATGATTTCTGGTTTCCTGAAGTTAGCTACAAATATATAGCTGGAACAGCACCGGATGCTACAAGATATTATGGTGAGTTAGTTCACAAATTTCAAGACCCAATTCGTACAGGTTTATACTGTATTTCTTTTATCCTTTTAGGATTTCACTTATGGCACGGGTTTGCATCTTCTCTTCAATCTGTAGGGATGCACAACAAATACTCGAGATTTTTAGCAAAAGTAGGTTACTGGTTCGCAGTTGTAGTTCCGGCTCTTTTCGTAATTATCGCCTTATTTCATCATTTCAAACAATAATTAATATCAATTATAATGGCATTAGATTCAAAAATTCCAAATGGTCCTATAGCGGACAAATGGACAAATTATAAAGATCATATTAATTTAGTAAACCCGGCTAACAAACGTAACTTAGATATTATCGTTGTTGGTACAGGTTTGGCTGGAGGTTCGGCTGCGGCTACTCTGGCAGAGTTAGGATATAACGTAAAAGCATTTTGCTTCCAGGATTCTCCACGTCGTGCGCACTCTATTGCAGCACAAGGGGGTATCAATGCGGCAAAAAACTATAAAGGAGACGGTGACTCAGTTTACAGATTGTTCTACGATACTGTAAAAGGAGGTGACTACCGTGCACGTGAGGCAAACGTTCACCGTTTGGCTGAGGTTTCTGCAAATATTATTGACCAATGTGTGGCTCAAGGGGTGCCATTGGCTCGTGAATACGGCGGATTATTAGATAACCGTTCTTTTGGAGGAACTTTGGTTTCTCGTACATTCTACGCACAAGGACAAACCGGACAACAGTTATTGTTAGGAGCTTATTCTGCAATGAACCGTCAGATTGGTCGTGGAAAAATTAAAATGTACAACCGTCACGAAATGCTGGATTTAGTAATCGTAAACGGAAAAGCGAGAGGTATTATCGCTCGTAACTTAATTACAGGAGAAATAGAAAGACATTCTGCTCACGCGGTAGTAATTGGTTCTGGAGGATACGGAAACGTATTTTTCCTTTCAACAAATGCTATGGGAAGTAACGCAACAGCAGCTTGGAAAATTCATAAAAAAGGAGCGTTTTTCGCAAATCCTTGCTATACACAAATTCACCCAACATGTATTCCGGTTTCAGGAGATCATCAGTCTAAATTGACTTTGATGTCTGAATCTTTACGTAATGACGGTCGTATTTGGGTTCCTAAAAAATTAGAAGATGCTCAGGCAATCCGTGAAGGAAAGAAAAAAGCAACTGATTTATCTGAAGACGAAAGAGATTATTTCTTAGAAAGAAGATACCCTGCTTTTGGTAACTTAGTACCTCGTGACGTTGCATCTCGTGCGGCTAAAGAAAGATGTGATGCTGGTTTTGGAGTTAACAAAACAGGAGAAGCAGTTTACTTAGATTTCGCAGCAGCAATCAAACGTTACGGAACTGAAGATGCTTACGTAAAAGGTTTAGATGATAAAGATACTGCTTTGGTAACTAAATTAGGAGCTGCAATCGTAAAAAGTAAATACGGAAACTTATTCCAGATGTACTACAAAATCGTCGATGAGGATCCTTATACGACACCAATGATGATTTACCCTGCGGTTCACTACACAATGGGTGGAACCTGGGTTGATTATAACTTAATGACTACAATTCCTGGATGTTTCTCAATTGGAGAATCTAACTTCTCTGATCACGGAGCAAACAGACTTGGAGCTTCTGCTTTAATGCAAGGTTTAGCTGATGGATATTTCGTATTACCTTATACTATTGGAGATTATTTAGCTCCGGATATTAAAATGGGACCAATTTCTACAGATTTACCAGAATTTATTGAAGCTGAAAAAGCAGTAAAAGATCAAATCGAGAAATTTATCAATAACAACGGTAAACACTCAGTAGATTACTTCCACAAAAAATTAGGAAAAATTATGTGGAATAAAGTAGGTATGGCTCGTAATGCTAAAGGTTTAACTGAAGCTATCGAAGAAATTGCTACTTTACGTG
This portion of the Flavobacterium gelatinilyticum genome encodes:
- a CDS encoding fumarate reductase/succinate dehydrogenase flavoprotein subunit — its product is MALDSKIPNGPIADKWTNYKDHINLVNPANKRNLDIIVVGTGLAGGSAAATLAELGYNVKAFCFQDSPRRAHSIAAQGGINAAKNYKGDGDSVYRLFYDTVKGGDYRAREANVHRLAEVSANIIDQCVAQGVPLAREYGGLLDNRSFGGTLVSRTFYAQGQTGQQLLLGAYSAMNRQIGRGKIKMYNRHEMLDLVIVNGKARGIIARNLITGEIERHSAHAVVIGSGGYGNVFFLSTNAMGSNATAAWKIHKKGAFFANPCYTQIHPTCIPVSGDHQSKLTLMSESLRNDGRIWVPKKLEDAQAIREGKKKATDLSEDERDYFLERRYPAFGNLVPRDVASRAAKERCDAGFGVNKTGEAVYLDFAAAIKRYGTEDAYVKGLDDKDTALVTKLGAAIVKSKYGNLFQMYYKIVDEDPYTTPMMIYPAVHYTMGGTWVDYNLMTTIPGCFSIGESNFSDHGANRLGASALMQGLADGYFVLPYTIGDYLAPDIKMGPISTDLPEFIEAEKAVKDQIEKFINNNGKHSVDYFHKKLGKIMWNKVGMARNAKGLTEAIEEIATLREEFYKDVKVPGSANEFNQELEKATRVADFLELGELFAKDALHRNESCGGHFREEYQTEEGEALRDDDNFAYVAAWEYKGKPSDAVLHKEPLNYENIKLVQRSYK
- a CDS encoding hydroxymethylglutaryl-CoA synthase family protein, which gives rise to MKTGIDAIAFDVANIHLPIKTLAVARNIEPEKLEKGLGLLKMTFPDVHQDAVVFGANALTKLITDNKINLNEISRIYVGTESSVDSSKPIASYLISLMEQKFGEDVLAECDVVDFTFACIGGVDAMQNCLDFVKINPAKKAIVVTSDFAKYDLNSGGEYTQGAGAVAMLITANPKIIAFDDNWATSTKGVFDFFKPYRTISKEEITKNTNNDSWFDNLEAEIEIHKDQPVFDGQYSNQCYMDRTRNAYFSFKKLKNTTETLYNTWTSIIMHLPYSFQGRRMLSEIYALDSAEKIIADDIAPADYQTKIKEVAKSDNYKTFVTEKLQPAELASSLIGNLYTGSIFMGLLSTLAHFYDTKKEVAGTKFGFLAYGSGSKSKVFEGTIQPEWQSALANVKLFENLAESVEIDFNTYESLHKKEQKQSVRTPKNEWVLDRIEKEIPVLIGARYYKWID
- a CDS encoding succinate dehydrogenase cytochrome b subunit, which codes for MAQSALLNASILKKVAMALSGIFLITFLALHVSLNFISILSEDVFNEASHFMGYNPLIQYVMQPVLAFGVIFHFVMGFILTAQNSAARPIAYAKYNGAANASWSSRNMIISGLVILAFLGLHFYDFWFPEVSYKYIAGTAPDATRYYGELVHKFQDPIRTGLYCISFILLGFHLWHGFASSLQSVGMHNKYSRFLAKVGYWFAVVVPALFVIIALFHHFKQ